From the Candidatus Cloacimonadota bacterium genome, the window CCTTCCAATGGACTTCTTACAGATGTGATCGTAAATAAAGTAAACAAAATCGCAGAGACCTGTAAAAAAACTCAGATCATCATAAATCTTTCTATCGATGGTATTGGCAAGCAGCACGATGAAATTAGACAAATTCCAGGAAATTACGAAAAAGTGATCAATACTTTTGAAAAACTGAAAGCACTCAAACAAGGAAATGTCCAGGTTGGAATTCATACTGTTATTTCAAAATTTAATGTGAAGGAATTTAGGAATATTGCCCAGAAGTTAATGCATTTAAAACCGGATTCTTATATTACCGAGATTGCGGAAGAACGCATCGAACTGGATACAATGAACAGTGATATCACGCCAAATATTCTTTCCTATCGATCAGCGATCGATTACTTGATTCACATCATAAAAAATGGTGAATTCAAGGGAATGGCAAAGATAACACAAGCTTTCAGAATCGAATATTATAATTTAGTGAAAAGAATTTTACGAGATAAAACTCAGGTAATTCCTTGTTACTCAGGTATAGCTTCTGTTCAAATATCTCCAGACGGAGAAGTGTGGAGCTGCTGTATCAAGGCGAAATCATTAGGAAATCTCAGAGATCATGATTATAAATTTAAACGTATCTGGTTTTCTCCTCTGGCAGATAAAGAACGAAAATCCATCAAGAATAAAGAGTGTTACTGCCCATTGGCAAATTCTTCCTACACAAATATGCTGATGGATATCCCGACTTTATTCCGAGTCTTCTTCCGAAGTTTTATCAAATGGTGGTAATAAGAGCGGACTTAACAAGATTTTATTATTGATCTGAAATTATTCTGCAAGCGAATGTGTCGCTTAAAATCAAAAAAAAATGAT encodes:
- a CDS encoding radical SAM protein — its product is MPINYTVSALYSCNSRCKTCNIWKKEARNLTLSEYKQIFKKIGRSPYWITISGGEPFLRKDIDELCAIIYKYSKPAIINIPSNGLLTDVIVNKVNKIAETCKKTQIIINLSIDGIGKQHDEIRQIPGNYEKVINTFEKLKALKQGNVQVGIHTVISKFNVKEFRNIAQKLMHLKPDSYITEIAEERIELDTMNSDITPNILSYRSAIDYLIHIIKNGEFKGMAKITQAFRIEYYNLVKRILRDKTQVIPCYSGIASVQISPDGEVWSCCIKAKSLGNLRDHDYKFKRIWFSPLADKERKSIKNKECYCPLANSSYTNMLMDIPTLFRVFFRSFIKWW